From the Bacteroidales bacterium genome, one window contains:
- a CDS encoding bifunctional folylpolyglutamate synthase/dihydrofolate synthase, whose amino-acid sequence MNYSETLNFLFNQLPVFQRIGKAAYKADLNNTIALDNYFECPHKNFKSIHIAGTNGKGSVSHMLASILQTAGYKVGLYTSPHLKDFRERIMINGKKIPEKNVVEFVNNNQEIIKKISPSFFEMTVAMTFNYFSENKIDIGIIEVGLGGRLDSTNIIYPELSVITNISYDHTEFLGNTIEKIAYEKAGIIKKNIPVIIGEKSGLTKQIFVNKAKNCGSSIYFAEDEYDAGYSVLTINNMQSFNVKKNGKLFYENIETDLLGLYQKQNIITTLKSVDILNKNGFHISTDDLYKGLKNVVKNTALKGRWQILGNNPFIICDTAHNVAGISIVLDQIKATAHNKLHFVFGVVNDKKIDKILSLLPKDAIYYFTKANIPRALDETKLEESAVKFGLMGKTYPIVIEAFYNAKKNADKNDIIFVGGSTFVVAEVL is encoded by the coding sequence ATGAATTATTCAGAAACATTAAATTTTCTTTTTAATCAACTTCCTGTTTTTCAGCGGATTGGCAAAGCAGCATATAAGGCTGACCTTAATAATACTATTGCTCTTGATAATTATTTTGAGTGTCCGCACAAAAATTTCAAATCAATACATATAGCAGGGACAAATGGTAAAGGCTCTGTTTCTCATATGCTTGCTTCGATATTACAAACCGCAGGATATAAAGTCGGATTATATACCTCACCTCATTTGAAAGATTTCAGAGAAAGAATAATGATAAACGGTAAAAAAATACCTGAAAAAAATGTTGTTGAATTTGTAAATAATAATCAGGAAATTATTAAAAAAATTAGCCCCTCATTTTTTGAAATGACAGTAGCAATGACTTTTAATTATTTTTCAGAAAATAAAATTGATATTGGTATAATTGAAGTCGGACTTGGTGGCAGATTAGATTCAACAAATATAATTTATCCTGAATTATCGGTTATCACAAATATAAGTTATGATCATACTGAATTTCTTGGAAACACTATTGAAAAAATTGCATACGAAAAGGCTGGTATTATTAAAAAAAATATTCCTGTAATAATTGGAGAAAAAAGTGGTTTAACAAAACAAATATTTGTTAATAAAGCAAAAAATTGCGGTTCTTCTATCTATTTTGCTGAGGATGAGTATGATGCAGGCTATTCCGTGTTGACTATAAACAATATGCAAAGTTTTAATGTGAAAAAAAACGGAAAATTATTTTATGAAAATATTGAAACAGATTTATTGGGTTTGTATCAAAAACAGAATATTATTACAACTTTAAAATCTGTAGATATTTTAAATAAAAATGGATTTCATATTTCAACTGATGATTTATACAAAGGATTAAAAAATGTTGTAAAAAATACAGCACTAAAAGGACGATGGCAAATACTCGGAAATAATCCTTTTATTATTTGTGATACAGCTCATAATGTTGCAGGAATAAGTATTGTGCTTGACCAAATTAAAGCTACCGCACATAATAAATTACATTTTGTATTTGGAGTTGTTAATGACAAAAAAATTGACAAAATATTGTCATTATTGCCAAAAGATGCTATTTATTATTTTACAAAAGCTAATATCCCAAGGGCATTAGATGAAACAAAACTGGAAGAAAGTGCTGTAAAATTCGGTTTAATGGGGAAAACATACCCCATTGTTATTGAAGCATTTTATAATGCAAAAAAAAATGCAGACAAAAATGATATTATTTTTGTAGGAGGAAGTACATTTGTAGTTGCAGAAGTTTTATAA
- a CDS encoding PhoH family protein: MPNSKKIFVIDTNVLLHDYKSIYNFHENDVIIPIVVLEELDHFKRGNDLINFHAREFTRELDKLSGDLLFSAGISLGEGKGNLFVETGKQFSKEVTASFSENTPDHRILAIADYTRKKHKTRKVILITKDINLRMKAKSLGINSQDYETGKVKDIEKIRKGITVIENFDDEIISKLYKEHEGIPIEEFNFEIPPFAHQYYILKSHKSSVLAHFDPDNNVIDRVIKQPAYGIDPRNAEQTFSLDALTRTDVQLVALTGKAGTGKTLLALAAALSQRRLFNQIFLARPIVPLANRDIGFLPGDVNDKIGPYMQPLYDNLSVIKHSFNNHSREYSNIEDMQKSEKLVITPLAYIRGRSLSKIFFIVDEAQNLTPHEVKTIITRAGEGTKIIFTGDIEQIDSPYLDTKSNGLSYLSDRMKGQNIFAHINLIKGERSYLAELASNLL, from the coding sequence ATGCCAAATTCAAAAAAAATATTTGTAATTGATACTAATGTATTATTACATGATTATAAAAGTATCTATAATTTCCATGAAAATGATGTTATTATTCCGATAGTTGTATTAGAAGAACTAGACCATTTTAAAAGGGGGAACGACCTTATTAATTTTCATGCAAGAGAATTTACAAGAGAACTTGATAAATTGTCAGGAGACTTGCTTTTTTCAGCAGGAATTTCGTTAGGTGAAGGAAAAGGCAATCTTTTTGTTGAAACCGGAAAACAATTTTCAAAAGAAGTAACAGCTTCGTTTTCTGAGAACACTCCTGATCACAGAATTTTAGCTATTGCTGATTATACAAGAAAAAAACATAAAACAAGAAAGGTTATCTTAATTACTAAAGATATTAACCTTAGAATGAAAGCAAAATCACTTGGAATAAATTCACAGGATTATGAAACCGGCAAAGTAAAAGACATTGAAAAAATAAGAAAAGGAATAACTGTAATAGAAAACTTTGATGATGAAATTATTTCAAAACTTTATAAAGAACATGAAGGAATACCAATTGAAGAGTTTAATTTTGAAATACCGCCTTTTGCACACCAGTATTATATTTTAAAAAGTCATAAGTCAAGTGTTCTTGCACATTTTGATCCTGATAATAATGTAATCGACAGAGTTATTAAACAACCGGCATATGGAATAGACCCAAGAAATGCAGAACAAACTTTTTCCTTAGACGCATTAACCAGAACTGATGTTCAGTTAGTTGCACTGACAGGCAAAGCTGGTACAGGTAAAACCTTACTTGCTCTTGCAGCAGCATTATCACAAAGAAGATTATTCAACCAGATTTTTTTAGCCCGTCCAATTGTTCCATTGGCTAATAGGGATATAGGATTTTTACCGGGAGATGTAAACGATAAAATCGGTCCTTATATGCAACCATTATATGACAATTTATCAGTTATTAAACACTCATTTAATAATCATAGCCGTGAATATTCTAATATTGAAGATATGCAAAAAAGTGAGAAACTTGTTATCACTCCTTTAGCATACATAAGAGGTAGAAGCTTGTCAAAAATATTCTTTATTGTTGATGAAGCACAAAATCTTACTCCCCATGAAGTAAAAACAATTATTACAAGAGCAGGTGAAGGAACAAAAATCATATTTACAGGCGATATTGAACAAATTGATTCACCTTATCTTGATACAAAATCAAACGGTTTATCGTATCTGTCTGATAGAATGAAAGGACAAAATATTTTCGCTCATATAAATCTTATTAAAGGAGAAAGGAGCTATCTTGCTGAATTGGCTAGTAATTTGTTATAA
- the mtaB gene encoding tRNA (N(6)-L-threonylcarbamoyladenosine(37)-C(2))-methylthiotransferase MtaB, translating into MIFNKKNKVAFFTLGCKLNFAETSTIARSFEEKGFQRVSFDKKADIYVINSCSVTESANKKSRQAIKKAIKKSPDSLIAVIGCYAQLKPDELAKIQGVDIILCEKEKFNLIKYIENIEKQEVTQIQTCEVENIEHFEPAFSFGDRTRSFLKVQDGCDYKCSYCTIPLARGKSRNDNIQKTIEQAEKISEQGIKEIILTGVNIGDFGKSTNESFYDLITELNKVENIERYRISSIEPNLLTDEIIEFVSESRKFAPHFHIPLQSGSDKILGLMQRQYKRELFEHRIKKIKSLMPYAAIGVDVIVGFPGETEFDFIDTYQFLEKLDISYLHVFSYSERENTKAVEIKGKVKQADITYRSKKMHFLSNKKKNQFYTKNLNTKRAVLFEAYNSNGKMYGFTDNYIKIETNFNKKITNKILLVKLKEISYSGNVQIY; encoded by the coding sequence ATGATATTTAATAAAAAAAATAAAGTTGCTTTTTTTACTCTTGGTTGTAAACTAAATTTTGCCGAAACCTCAACAATTGCACGCAGTTTTGAAGAAAAAGGATTTCAAAGAGTATCTTTTGATAAAAAGGCAGATATTTATGTAATTAATTCTTGTTCAGTTACCGAATCTGCTAATAAAAAAAGCCGACAAGCAATTAAAAAAGCAATTAAAAAATCACCTGATTCGTTAATTGCTGTCATTGGTTGTTATGCACAACTTAAACCTGACGAACTTGCTAAAATTCAGGGGGTTGACATTATTCTTTGTGAAAAAGAAAAATTCAACTTAATAAAATATATTGAAAATATTGAAAAACAAGAAGTAACTCAAATTCAAACTTGTGAGGTGGAAAATATTGAACATTTTGAACCTGCATTTTCTTTTGGTGACCGAACCAGATCTTTTTTAAAAGTACAAGATGGTTGTGATTATAAATGTTCATATTGCACTATTCCATTAGCACGCGGAAAAAGTCGTAATGACAATATTCAAAAAACAATTGAGCAAGCCGAAAAAATTTCAGAACAAGGTATTAAAGAAATAATCCTTACAGGAGTTAATATTGGCGATTTTGGGAAAAGCACTAACGAATCTTTTTATGATTTAATCACCGAATTGAATAAAGTTGAAAATATTGAACGTTATAGAATATCTTCAATTGAACCAAATTTATTAACTGACGAAATAATTGAATTTGTTTCTGAATCCCGAAAATTTGCTCCTCATTTTCATATTCCTTTACAATCGGGGTCTGATAAAATACTTGGATTAATGCAAAGACAGTATAAAAGGGAATTATTTGAACACAGAATTAAAAAAATAAAATCTCTTATGCCTTATGCTGCAATTGGTGTTGATGTTATTGTTGGTTTTCCCGGAGAAACAGAATTTGATTTTATTGACACATACCAGTTCCTTGAAAAACTTGACATTTCCTATTTGCATGTTTTTTCATATTCAGAAAGAGAAAATACTAAAGCCGTAGAAATTAAAGGGAAAGTTAAACAAGCAGATATAACGTATAGAAGCAAAAAGATGCATTTTCTTTCTAATAAAAAAAAGAATCAGTTTTATACAAAAAACCTTAATACAAAAAGGGCAGTTTTATTCGAAGCTTATAATTCTAATGGTAAAATGTATGGATTTACAGATAATTATATTAAAATTGAAACCAATTTCAATAAAAAAATTACAAATAAAATATTATTAGTCAAATTAAAAGAAATAAGTTATAGCGGAAATGTTCAAATTTATTAA
- a CDS encoding inositol monophosphatase, protein MSYIIDLPKICDRVNKLVLSVGDFIHNERKKVSPIKVEEKSSHNFVTYVDTTAEKKLIEGLIDILPQAGFIAEEQTNTKKGTKYNWIIDPLDGTTNYIHGLPPYAISIALMEKEEIILGVIFEISLNECFYAWKGSKAYLNGNIISVTKTAKVNDSLIATGFPYYDYAKLKPFMQSIEYFMQNSHGLRRLGSAATDLAYVACGRFDAFYEYSLSAWDVAAGAIIVKQAGGKVSDFNGENNYLFGKEIIATNQNIYSEFASVIGKIMN, encoded by the coding sequence ATGAGTTATATAATAGATCTTCCAAAAATATGTGATAGAGTCAATAAATTAGTTTTAAGTGTTGGTGATTTTATTCATAATGAAAGAAAAAAAGTTTCACCAATTAAAGTTGAAGAAAAAAGCAGTCATAATTTTGTTACCTATGTTGATACTACTGCCGAAAAAAAACTTATAGAAGGATTAATAGATATATTACCGCAAGCAGGTTTTATTGCAGAAGAACAAACTAATACTAAAAAAGGAACTAAATATAACTGGATAATTGACCCTCTTGACGGAACAACCAATTATATTCATGGTTTGCCACCATATGCCATAAGTATTGCATTGATGGAGAAAGAAGAAATAATATTAGGAGTAATATTTGAAATATCATTAAACGAATGTTTTTATGCATGGAAAGGCAGTAAAGCATACTTGAACGGAAATATAATTTCAGTAACAAAAACTGCAAAAGTAAATGATTCATTAATTGCTACAGGTTTCCCATATTATGATTATGCAAAATTAAAACCTTTTATGCAAAGCATTGAATACTTTATGCAAAACTCACATGGACTTCGGAGGTTGGGTTCTGCTGCAACAGACCTTGCTTATGTTGCATGTGGAAGATTTGATGCATTTTACGAATACAGTCTCAGTGCTTGGGATGTTGCTGCTGGAGCAATAATTGTAAAACAAGCAGGTGGAAAAGTTTCTGATTTTAATGGCGAAAATAATTATTTATTCGGAAAAGAAATTATTGCAACAAATCAAAATATTTATTCTGAATTTGCTTCTGTAATAGGTAAAATAATGAATTAA
- a CDS encoding nucleotidyltransferase domain-containing protein, translating to MFLDNYVNQIIGLCEKHKVKQLFAFGSVLTNKFSETSDIDFVVDIKSTNPIDYAENYFELKFQLEDLLKRPIDLLEQRGLKNSYLIKSINNTKKLIYES from the coding sequence ATGTTTTTAGACAACTACGTAAATCAAATAATAGGACTTTGTGAAAAACATAAAGTTAAACAACTTTTTGCGTTTGGTTCAGTTCTTACAAATAAATTTTCAGAAACAAGCGATATTGATTTTGTTGTGGATATCAAATCCACGAACCCTATTGATTATGCCGAAAATTATTTTGAATTGAAATTTCAGTTAGAAGATCTTTTAAAGAGACCAATTGATTTATTAGAGCAACGCGGATTGAAAAATTCATATTTGATAAAAAGTATTAATAATACTAAAAAATTGATATATGAATCATGA
- a CDS encoding DUF86 domain-containing protein, with amino-acid sequence MNHEIKAWLEDIKRSIDEIHEFLPKKRDFFQFNKDLKTQKAVERNLEIIGEALNRILKVEPDIKITDSRKIVDTRNRIIHGYNSVTSDILWLIISKSLPKLQEDIANLMK; translated from the coding sequence ATGAATCATGAAATAAAAGCCTGGCTTGAAGATATAAAAAGATCAATTGATGAAATTCATGAATTTCTTCCTAAAAAAAGAGATTTTTTTCAATTTAACAAAGACTTAAAAACCCAAAAAGCAGTTGAACGGAATCTTGAAATTATTGGTGAAGCACTGAATAGGATTCTGAAAGTCGAACCAGATATTAAAATAACAGATTCAAGAAAAATTGTTGATACAAGAAATAGGATTATTCATGGTTATAACAGTGTAACATCAGATATTTTATGGTTAATAATTAGTAAATCACTTCCAAAATTACAAGAAGACATTGCAAATCTTATGAAATAA